Proteins encoded together in one Hylaeus volcanicus isolate JK05 chromosome 3, UHH_iyHylVolc1.0_haploid, whole genome shotgun sequence window:
- the LOC128873367 gene encoding uncharacterized protein LOC128873367 isoform X2, with product MEDEGSPSAVSGENASKAPESITGWMESTVVVASQTTLGQMLFKLVDSFLWVVEKSTQWSLPAQEINAEENGKVFGKIELVRPLPWILFLPGLVILRIVRVALNAGAFVLRYPRIEPSGMVKFLQKSRRRLRALNIKAIKSARRKMGNKDKRLTMIETEKALIRSIRLTLSSLSCLDTSKSSPSPPPTKIRITGMDLEMVATPDEKSTTESAGSPMHTEAKRKFSQVSSDEESSDESDNETLLAKLDRFALEDSTDDPDFDPANCSTESSTSNSENEVGQNTSVTDVTEIQKELTEIVKDNKEKPTIFPLDKSPSCKQSAAQPTILSTEKYLLLYHPCPQYRHLRHHLHHSRKSQTEWSPSTRHSIAGLAMLRRRRSSEVSQRKSTRQPLKKRRSVRARSPDEKTLNRERVLDERNDLS from the exons ATGGAGGATGAAGGATCTCCGTCTGCTGTAAGCGGCGAAAACGCGTCGAAAGCACCGGAAAGTATAACAGGATGGATGGAATCGACTGTCGTCGTAGCGTCGCAGACTACTTTAGGACAGATGTTGTTTAAGCTTGTCGATTCGTTTCTGTGGGTCGTCGAGAAGTCTACGCAATGGAGTCTACCGGCTCAAGAGATCAACGCCG AAGAGAATGGAAAGGTGTTTGGAAAAATAGAGCTAGTTAGGCCTTTGCCTTGGATTCTATTTCTGCCGGGGTTGGTCATCTTGCGTATCGTCAGAGTTGCGCTCAACGCGGGTGCTTTCGTTCTGAGATACCCACGAATAGAACCGAGTGGAATG GTAAAGTTCTTGCAAAAGAGTCGCAGACGACTAAGAGCATTGAACATAAAGGCGATAAAATCTGCGAGGCGCAAGATGGGTAACAAG GACAAGAGGCTGACGATGATCGAGACCGAGAAAGCCCTGATCAGATCTATCAGATTGACACTGTCTTCGCTGTCTTGTTTGGACACGTCCAAGTCATCACCGTCGCCTCCACCGACTAAAATTCGCATAACCGGCATGGATCTCGAAATG GTAGCAACACCGGACGAAAAGTCAACCACGGAGTCAGCTGGAAGTCCTATGCACACTGAAGCTAAACGCAAGTTCTCTCAGGTGAGCTCAGACGAAGAGAGCAGCGATGAGTCTGACAACGAAACACTGCTAGCAAAGCTCGACAGATTTGCATTGGAAGATAGCACGGACGACCCAGATTTCGAT CCCGCCAACTGTAGCACGGAATCGAGCACATCGAACAGCGAAAACGAGGTGGGCCAGAACACATCTGTAACCGATGTAACGGAGATTCAGAAAGAGCTCACAGAGATTGTAAAAGATAACAAAGAGAAGCCCACGATATTTCCTCTTGATAAG AGTCCAAGCTGCAAACAATCAGCCGCACAACCAACGATTTTATCAACGGAGAAGTATCTTCTTCTTTACCACCCATGCCCCCAG TATCGACACCTCCGCCACCACCTCCACCACTCCCGGAAGTCACAAACGGAGTGGTCTCCGAGCACAAGACATTCAATCGCAGGTCTAGCAATGCTCCGCCGGCGCCGCAGCAGCGAGGTGTCACAGCGAAAGAGCACGCGCCAGCCACTCAAGAAAAGAAGATCAGTCCGCGCAAGAAGCCCGGACGAAAAGACGTTAAATAGAGAACGAGTTCTCGATGAAAGAAATGATCTGAGCTAG
- the LOC128873367 gene encoding uncharacterized protein LOC128873367 isoform X1, with amino-acid sequence MEDEGSPSAVSGENASKAPESITGWMESTVVVASQTTLGQMLFKLVDSFLWVVEKSTQWSLPAQEINAEENGKVFGKIELVRPLPWILFLPGLVILRIVRVALNAGAFVLRYPRIEPSGMVKFLQKSRRRLRALNIKAIKSARRKMGNKDKRLTMIETEKALIRSIRLTLSSLSCLDTSKSSPSPPPTKIRITGMDLEMVATPDEKSTTESAGSPMHTEAKRKFSQVSSDEESSDESDNETLLAKLDRFALEDSTDDPDFDPANCSTESSTSNSENEVGQNTSVTDVTEIQKELTEIVKDNKEKPTIFPLDKDTCMATTEEMVAGITGVDSSESKLQTISRTTNDFINGEVSSSLPPMPPVSTPPPPPPPLPEVTNGVVSEHKTFNRRSSNAPPAPQQRGVTAKEHAPATQEKKISPRKKPGRKDVK; translated from the exons ATGGAGGATGAAGGATCTCCGTCTGCTGTAAGCGGCGAAAACGCGTCGAAAGCACCGGAAAGTATAACAGGATGGATGGAATCGACTGTCGTCGTAGCGTCGCAGACTACTTTAGGACAGATGTTGTTTAAGCTTGTCGATTCGTTTCTGTGGGTCGTCGAGAAGTCTACGCAATGGAGTCTACCGGCTCAAGAGATCAACGCCG AAGAGAATGGAAAGGTGTTTGGAAAAATAGAGCTAGTTAGGCCTTTGCCTTGGATTCTATTTCTGCCGGGGTTGGTCATCTTGCGTATCGTCAGAGTTGCGCTCAACGCGGGTGCTTTCGTTCTGAGATACCCACGAATAGAACCGAGTGGAATG GTAAAGTTCTTGCAAAAGAGTCGCAGACGACTAAGAGCATTGAACATAAAGGCGATAAAATCTGCGAGGCGCAAGATGGGTAACAAG GACAAGAGGCTGACGATGATCGAGACCGAGAAAGCCCTGATCAGATCTATCAGATTGACACTGTCTTCGCTGTCTTGTTTGGACACGTCCAAGTCATCACCGTCGCCTCCACCGACTAAAATTCGCATAACCGGCATGGATCTCGAAATG GTAGCAACACCGGACGAAAAGTCAACCACGGAGTCAGCTGGAAGTCCTATGCACACTGAAGCTAAACGCAAGTTCTCTCAGGTGAGCTCAGACGAAGAGAGCAGCGATGAGTCTGACAACGAAACACTGCTAGCAAAGCTCGACAGATTTGCATTGGAAGATAGCACGGACGACCCAGATTTCGAT CCCGCCAACTGTAGCACGGAATCGAGCACATCGAACAGCGAAAACGAGGTGGGCCAGAACACATCTGTAACCGATGTAACGGAGATTCAGAAAGAGCTCACAGAGATTGTAAAAGATAACAAAGAGAAGCCCACGATATTTCCTCTTGATAAG GATACGTGCATGGCAACGACAGAAGAGATGGTAGCAGGCATCACAGGTGTGGACAGTTCGG AGTCCAAGCTGCAAACAATCAGCCGCACAACCAACGATTTTATCAACGGAGAAGTATCTTCTTCTTTACCACCCATGCCCCCAG TATCGACACCTCCGCCACCACCTCCACCACTCCCGGAAGTCACAAACGGAGTGGTCTCCGAGCACAAGACATTCAATCGCAGGTCTAGCAATGCTCCGCCGGCGCCGCAGCAGCGAGGTGTCACAGCGAAAGAGCACGCGCCAGCCACTCAAGAAAAGAAGATCAGTCCGCGCAAGAAGCCCGGACGAAAAGACGTTAAATAG
- the LOC128873367 gene encoding uncharacterized protein LOC128873367 isoform X3, whose product MEDEGSPSAVSGENASKAPESITGWMESTVVVASQTTLGQMLFKLVDSFLWVVEKSTQWSLPAQEINAEENGKVFGKIELVRPLPWILFLPGLVILRIVRVALNAGAFVLRYPRIEPSGMVKFLQKSRRRLRALNIKAIKSARRKMGNKVATPDEKSTTESAGSPMHTEAKRKFSQVSSDEESSDESDNETLLAKLDRFALEDSTDDPDFDPANCSTESSTSNSENEVGQNTSVTDVTEIQKELTEIVKDNKEKPTIFPLDKDTCMATTEEMVAGITGVDSSESKLQTISRTTNDFINGEVSSSLPPMPPVSTPPPPPPPLPEVTNGVVSEHKTFNRRSSNAPPAPQQRGVTAKEHAPATQEKKISPRKKPGRKDVK is encoded by the exons ATGGAGGATGAAGGATCTCCGTCTGCTGTAAGCGGCGAAAACGCGTCGAAAGCACCGGAAAGTATAACAGGATGGATGGAATCGACTGTCGTCGTAGCGTCGCAGACTACTTTAGGACAGATGTTGTTTAAGCTTGTCGATTCGTTTCTGTGGGTCGTCGAGAAGTCTACGCAATGGAGTCTACCGGCTCAAGAGATCAACGCCG AAGAGAATGGAAAGGTGTTTGGAAAAATAGAGCTAGTTAGGCCTTTGCCTTGGATTCTATTTCTGCCGGGGTTGGTCATCTTGCGTATCGTCAGAGTTGCGCTCAACGCGGGTGCTTTCGTTCTGAGATACCCACGAATAGAACCGAGTGGAATG GTAAAGTTCTTGCAAAAGAGTCGCAGACGACTAAGAGCATTGAACATAAAGGCGATAAAATCTGCGAGGCGCAAGATGGGTAACAAG GTAGCAACACCGGACGAAAAGTCAACCACGGAGTCAGCTGGAAGTCCTATGCACACTGAAGCTAAACGCAAGTTCTCTCAGGTGAGCTCAGACGAAGAGAGCAGCGATGAGTCTGACAACGAAACACTGCTAGCAAAGCTCGACAGATTTGCATTGGAAGATAGCACGGACGACCCAGATTTCGAT CCCGCCAACTGTAGCACGGAATCGAGCACATCGAACAGCGAAAACGAGGTGGGCCAGAACACATCTGTAACCGATGTAACGGAGATTCAGAAAGAGCTCACAGAGATTGTAAAAGATAACAAAGAGAAGCCCACGATATTTCCTCTTGATAAG GATACGTGCATGGCAACGACAGAAGAGATGGTAGCAGGCATCACAGGTGTGGACAGTTCGG AGTCCAAGCTGCAAACAATCAGCCGCACAACCAACGATTTTATCAACGGAGAAGTATCTTCTTCTTTACCACCCATGCCCCCAG TATCGACACCTCCGCCACCACCTCCACCACTCCCGGAAGTCACAAACGGAGTGGTCTCCGAGCACAAGACATTCAATCGCAGGTCTAGCAATGCTCCGCCGGCGCCGCAGCAGCGAGGTGTCACAGCGAAAGAGCACGCGCCAGCCACTCAAGAAAAGAAGATCAGTCCGCGCAAGAAGCCCGGACGAAAAGACGTTAAATAG